In the Vanessa atalanta chromosome 13, ilVanAtal1.2, whole genome shotgun sequence genome, tatatttttaactctatttattataagaacgaAAGATCTCCGACATAAAGAAgatctattttaaatagatatcttttttaaatagaacTTCGTCTTAAACAAATTCTGTTAAAATACTTCAAGAATACATATTCTTTAAgcttaatgtattttaacatattttgcaAACAAACAACAGTTTGTAGAGGAAGAGTAAAGGTAAGCATTTAAGTcagtataatttaaagtttttttatatataattcataaaaagcaTCACTACAACTCAAaccttatacatttattatatataaaatatgctcATTCAAACCTCCTGTTCTATAGCCTGGTGATGTCTAATTGCACGTTGTTTGTGATGGTTAGCCCGCTGTATGTGTCTGTCTACCGAGCTGAGTACTGCCTCACAGGCATTGCACCAATCAGCTAGAACATCCGCAATGGCTGCTGCATCTTCTAATCTAGCATCCCGTCCAAGTGCTACGTCAACTTCTACACGCTTGCATTCTTGATCAAGCTTGCCATGAATTATAtctgaaacatttattatattttatcagtttCGATTGTATTGTACGAACAAGAACAttactaattttttaaacaaaaattttgttgATTATTCTTTATCTTCGAGTAGTCTTCagtgataaaaacaaaatagatgtTGTATAAAAGATGTGCCATGCATTCTTATTgttcctatttatttttatatatttttgaattttcaaataatttaatctatataattgatgcatttgatattttactaaattgtctatttataatcatttttgtgttttattattttactttatacttcATGTATTGTTATTCATATACAAGACACATATAGTGaactttatcatattatattacaggCATTCTGATATGTAGATTTATGGTCtggaaacaaacaaaatatgtacCAATGCCATTTGCAAGACTAAAGTATGTGTGTATTTGTTGTTTTGATAATGGATTTCATAGATTATATTTGACATTACCTGCATAAATGGCTTCTATGATCAAATCTTCTAAGTctctaacatttttaatatccaaTTCTTTTAATAGGACACTATATGGGATACATTTTTCCTGTGTTGCTAGTGTGGCTATAGTCAAATGTTGTAGCTTTTTGCACTGTACTGGTGTAAGATCTAAATATTCAGATTTGTTTTCCAGATATTCTTTATATGTACCATATGCAAATAGATTGAGGGTTTTAAAATGTGTAGCAAATGGTCCAGTCTCCAGCTGAAATTTGAATagtgacattatttataatttattgtgtcaAAGGGGTGAAGTGAAACTGACTGAACAATTAATGGATGAATTTAATTGTCAACTTCATACTTGACTCATATGAGTTTCAGATAACTCAATATATTTAGCAAccaattaatttagtaaaattacgGTATTTATTCCAATCAGAGATGAGGcacaaaatgtaaaataacaatgttcTGGAACAAATAATTTAGGTGAATCATTAGTTTGTATGTTAAAAAAGGAGGGTTGGACATCGCATATAAAGATACAAAACACATGATCACACTGTATTTGTTATACCTACCGGCGGCTTTTAAGATAATTATGGTAATGAAAAACCAACCTCTTTGATATTAGGCATTTCAAGTAGTTCCCCGAATACATGTACACCTGGTGCTTCTAGCACTTGTTTTATAAGTTCTGCACATGCTGATCCTTTAGCACCTTTAGCAAGTAAAATAAACTGTTCTAGCGGATGATTTGTAGAAAACGATAATAAGGAAGAAGGCTCATCTCTATCCATTGACATAGCGTTCATGGTGATTTTTTGAATTACGCCCGTACAAGAAGATCTAGTATCTAGTAtcagaataatatttaaccACTGATATTACAACTTTTCTTTGTGGAGTCTCACTTTTCAGCAATAATTTGAcaaatttttgactttgattaatTCTCAATCAATAGACAATAAGCACTATTAGACTTGGCgtatatagataaaaacttaaagctaacttttttttaacttcatgGAAACGATAACTGAATTTATTACAGACAAaaagaaacttaaataaaaataatcctaaaatatttatgaaatttaatagttAGTACCCAAACAGTATGTCTTGTCTGTCTTGTCACTTATagcttataataatgaaaactaacatatttaatttgtatacgcTATAGTTTTAagcatttcattatttataacacaactagaaataaatatataaataattcactttaattttatcccaattatatttccatttttattttagtttcgaACGTttctagaattaaaatatttatatcattgctATAGACcaaacataaaagaaaaaaaaaaccataaacaataaaatggcGTTCGGTTTTTTGTGTGTgcgataaaattattgttttcatgaaATCgtcaaatgcaataaataattgtcgctattatatcattttatgcTAGTAAATGTGATTATATAGCTCAGTAATATATTAGAAAGATTGTTGTATGTGTCGTTAACCTCGGATTACGTGTGTGTCAATGTAGTCTTTAGCGTCCTGTGCCGCCTTTTTCATTGAGTTGATgagtttattttacaacatttgaTGGAAAGATACTAGTAATCAGttcgtaattataaaataaatgtttaaaacaatgtttaatttaaaattaactaagtTGTTTCGGCGCTATGATTGATGGGTGCGTTGTGTGACTTGTGTGTTAGTAGTTGTGAAAGCGTACGTACATGTTCGTAATGGCAAAGCTGTCATGAGTAGTGTTTACTATTCAAACATTGGATGTGTGTTATTTGACTTAGTAATTtatgtagtaaaaatatattcgtgaaAATGTGTATGCCAACACCGAATAATGTTTCGGGCTTCGGATATTCGTGGGGCTTCACAAGCACCGCAGATCTCACCAAGTGTGAGGTGGAAACTCCTAGCAGTTTGAGTTATACTTTAGGAAACACGgtaattttattctttacttaaaaaatttaagtcaattactgaattatttgattaatttgatgataatattataaataatgtagtcTTCcatatgttatttgttttttttttttcgattataagaaaataatattaatatgaattccTGGTTTTTAGGTCTCACCAGAAACAACATTAACTGTTATGTCCAATAAGTCACCTCAAGTGCAAGATAAAGTGGGAACTGTTGCTGTAGCTGTGACAAATGCAGCAACACAAGTAACAAGGGTTGTGACTGCTGGAACACCAGTAGGAGGACGTAGGGccatgtttgttttaaatgaaaccCCAACTCATACCTTAAATAGGGTGTCTCAACAAAATCAAACTGCGACAATACAAAGTGagcataagattttttaaataataaaaggacaaattcatgtaaatattaatataatatcagttaTTAATACAAGTTTGCttcagtatgtttttttttttaaatatttattaaaaagatgtGTAaagaattagaataaatatataatgatgaataaaattattaccatATGCCAAGTTTTAAACACCACTATTATAATTTGCTATTTCagagttataaatatttctaaatccattaaaaataattaaaaataattgaatactaaTTTTGATCATcaatataaattgattgattaatCTTGTCTTCTATGTGCTGTTTAGTTCAGCATATTTGCTTATGGATTAGAAGAAAGTTTTGACATACATTAGTAGTGTTATACTACTGGAGAGTTTAAAACAAGTTACCCTattctataaacaaaaatgtttttcctGAATATCATTCAGTCTGCTAATTGAACAGCACTGCTTAGTAAAAAGTCTGGCTTATTAAACTGGTTGGCTGTGACaagtactttattatttatacaataaaattattaagcatttgaatataaacagatattatatttcatttaatttgtgtaaatttaaatcactcaattaaatttttcagcAACAAATTTAGCATCAAAGCCCTTCATGACACCCATCGGCCCCATACAGCTTACTGCTGAAGAATGTAATGAGATCCTAATGAAACGTGCTTTGCAAGCTCAAGGCATTGCAACACCGGTCATAGATGCTTCACAACTAAATCATACACTATTAAACGGTGGTTTGAAGAGTCTCGCAGAAGCAACCGTACAGCAGTCTCAAGCAGATACAATACCAACGACTACTGTTCATCAACACCATCTTTTGCATGCTAAGCAGGAACCTGGTACAGCAAATAATTCTCCAAAAGTGAGTATGGCAATTATTGCAGGTGCCACAACACttgtttactatatttttttgttgataaatttATCTAAATGTGCATTCCTATTCTAATTATTCAAAATGGATAATTTTACCATTGTATAGATTTAATGACTGTTGAAACATTAAGAGTATTAAGCTATTAGAGGTGTgattccatttaaaatatattgaactgTTTTATAAGAAATCTAAAAATTATGTTTCTCACTCCTTTTTGCTAAAGGAAAAGTTTTTAAGctttttcaacaaatattttttattaataatctttattagtaaataattgatCATAAGTATAAGAACAAAAAGAACTTAGAAAAGAATATGTCATTAAATTAACTaccttaaaaaagaaaattagggTCTAATAAAAAGAATTAACATGACATCATCATGTTATTGTTTTGTGTATACATTTGGTTTGTACTTCttaaatgattgtattttttagtttattgatTGATGTtcttaaaaaatgaataatttaaaagactgttttaaaaaatcaaacagcaacatgtaaataaaagtgcatttatcttgaaataattagaaataatatgtatgaatGAACTTATGTTACATTCATAGTGGattcatgaaaaaataattaaaactttaattgcgTTCAATTAAAACAACATCTTTAATTTACCTCTTTACTAAAAAATGCTATAagattagaaatattaatgctGATTTTGTTTGTCATTTAGGCAGTTTATTCACAAACTGATATGATGACCAACACAGTGATGACTGCAGTGCCTCCTTTGAAAGAGCGACCATACTCTTGTGATGAATGTGGCAAATCATTCTTGTTGAAACATCATCTTACAACACATGCAAGAGTTCATACTGGTaagattttattacttaaaattgcaTTGctatgtttataagtaaaatctATCTAATCTAACagagatttacttggtggtaaggcttagCTAGCCCATCCGTAACTACAGTCACatgggacatagcatcttagttctcaaggttggtggtgcattggtgctgtaagaaatggttaatatttcttacaacgccattgtctatgggttgGTGGTGGTGGGTGACCACTAAttataaggtggcccatttgcttttCAATCAGGTAGGTTGATGAGCAAATGGGCATTCCTTATGGTAAACctacatatatagtatatcatAAGAAgatgaagtattttttaaaggtttaaaaATTGTTGTAAGACATTAAAGTAGACTGAATGTATATAATAGTCTATATGATGTTATGATGTGTGTTTTCAGGTGAAAGACCACATGTTTGTGGACATTGTGGAAAGGCATTTGCTAGAAAGCATTGTCTTAATACACATTTATTGCTACATTCAGCTGCGCGGCCTTATCGGTGTCATGAGTGTAAGATGGCATTCACACTCAAACATCACCTTGTTACTCATTCAAGAGTAAGTATTCTGCTTATGATCTGAGATAGATTAGAGTCTAAAACATTTGGATCTTGACATATGATTGTAGATTATATAAAGGGAAGCGGGACATATAATTGTGTAGTTTTATATGGTGtatgtttgttattataaaaaaatggaagcattttattaataagagatGAGAAAGCAggttaaaaatcttttattaatatattagtatctaGAAGTATAACTAATGAATTATGATAGATGAAAATTTCGCTTCTCATTTTAAAAAGATGActggcttttttttttaatatatgttactaaattatgattaatattaaattcaattactcTAGGTACATAGTCGTGACCGTCCTTTCGTATGTGGTGAATGTGGGCGCGGGTTCCCTCTCAAGCGCCACCTCGTCACGCACAGCAAGTATCACGCCGGCGAGCGGCCTTATGTGTGCACAGATTGTGGAGAAAGCTTTGCACAGAAGGTAACTAGAGGAATAAAATCTTACAGACATCTAAATGGTTAaggaaacaatttaaaacatctTAGGATCGGATGTGAAAATTTAtatctgaatatttattaatattttaacgtttttttccAAAGCATGTATATATAAGCGAGATCTGCAGTTAGTTACTATGGTACttactaattgttataaaacttgTATCTTTTCAGGAGCATCTGGTTATGCATAGTCGATTTCACGGCTCCCTTTCCCCATTCGTATGTCCAGACTGCGGAGTAGCTTTTGCCAGAAAGTTTCAGCTCGTGAACCATGGCAGAGTGCACGGCAGAGTACCGCATGCTTGTCCTGTCTGTGGTAAAGAGTTCTTACAGAAAAGGACACTTGTAGCTCATATGAAGTAAGTATAAAagtgatttaatttaagataaacaTTGTGCGATTAAGACAAATGAGTCAACTTAAAAATGATCTTTGTACTGAACAAAAAAATTTTGGACAGgaattgaaagtttttttttgtttttagaataCATACGGGAGAAGGCGCCGTAGCGTGCTTAGATTGCGGTGATGCTTTCAAATGTAAATCAGAATTACAACAGCATTGTAAGATGACGAGGCATTGTCTCAGCTCACCGCAATCGCAGCAAACTCAACAGCAACAACAGCAAgcgcagcagcagcagcagcaacagcaacaacaacagcaacaacagcagcagcagcaacaACAACAAGCACAGCAACAAGCACAGCAGCAGCAACAACAacagcagcagcagcaacagcaacaacaacaacagcagCAACAGCAACAGcagcaacaacaacaaacaacTGTTATAAAACAGGACGACTTTAAACCACAAATAGTTCAAGTGAGTATTCAtcagaaattgtttttaataaaatggtttttaattcaattatatcaacatacttttttatatgttaattgaACTTACAGGTCATTGGTGCTGACGGTCAAATTATAACGGAAAAGGCGACACCAGGCTATATTTGTCCCGAATGCGGCTCTTGTTTCAATACAAAGGTATGTATCTATGtgaaatcatatattaaaataaaatcaaaaatataggTTTTACAACTTTTCTCGAAACTATAATTGAATGTGGTATCATTCGAAATTTGAGTAGTATTGGTACAAATAAAGTGTCTGTTTGAACACAGTGGATCGTTTTGAACAGAatatagtagtatttttttattttactgttatcTCAATGTAagctttaaatgtattaatatcggCACGATATCGCGCCCGTGTCCGCAGGAGGCGCTGTCGCTGCACGTGCGCCTGCACGCGGGCGACCGCACGTGCGTGACGGACCTGTGCGCGCTGACGGCGGCGCTGCAGCCCGGCCTCGTGGCCGCCGCGCAGCACGCCTCGCACAGTCAGTCGCGCTTTGTACTTGTCGCCCCGCTCCCACTTGCGTTAtactatacataataatttacgtattttttacgATAGgttttttctaaaacatttttcatttcaagTATTATGTTTGGACATATTAGATAagacataaataacaaaaataagaaatttatgaaTCCCTAGTTCATATTACTCTATACaaagaaaacatatttagaAGACAACCTTTTTATGACTTCCAGATCTGTCatctttatttcttattaaagcaATTTGAGCGTTGAGACTATTAAATACATTCCTTAATTTACTGAATATACAAATTAGGTggaatatatatacagattattACTTGACATCCACATTATGACCAGGCGCCAACCGTTGGGCTTATGAGAGCCGCCAtgagttatatatttgtaattgcaccaaaattaagtacatacacAGAAATAGGGAAATATCACCATTAGGCGAAGGTGTTACAAGCAATCAACTGATCTTAAGTCCAAGCGGTACCGTTCGTCTCATTTAGTCGCTTTGCAGCCACCGAATGAATTACATATAATTGCACAATATAAGAAATGCGAATGATGTTgatgtcatttgtaaaaataacctGCACTTAAACCCTCACTGATACGCAGTGCTGGTATATCCCTTAAATATCTATGTGCACgcatacataaatgtatttgagGTCGGTTGTGGAGCACTCATGATGAGCACACCTTGGTAGGAAACGTCTTAAAGTGTAGTAAGGTTATGCGACAGCGCAAAACGAGAAAGAAGAGGTTGCCTTAGTGGAGATACGTCTTTTCACGATAGCAACCGTTTACTATTGAAAACGTCAGTTCTGCCAAAAATCTAGTAAATACGAACTGAACATTGGATTTTATTAGTAGGCTTCGTtccaaaatacaatacaaagttGTATTACTTCTAAAatcaatcttatttttatatgaacattaactaaactttttttctttgtttcagaTCAACCCATTCAAATTATATCATCTAATCCAAACAACGTAGTTCATACACAAGTAATTGCAACAGTGAGTTTAATacgataaaaatagatatatttataactagttgtcgcctgcggcttcactcgcgttttTTTATGTCTATCTTTAGGTGTCAGGCATAAAATAGTAtgcctttatatatattggaggctaaaaatatttaatatcgaatcgcatcaaattcggttcagggtttggccgtgaaagagcgacacacagacaaacagacagagttcctttcgcatttataatattaatatggatgAATGTTAAAGTAATTCACCATGAAATTATAGTTTcgcaaaaaaaattgtattaaaatgatataagttTCGAATTTtggtgaatttataataaataccacAATTACAGAATCACATATCTACACCTCGACCGAAGTTACACTTTTGTGTGGACTGTGGGAAAGGATTTGCGGCGAAACATGGCTTATTAGCGCATCACAGGAGGTATTAAATAACTATAGAAGTATTTTAGttatgtaaaataacgattaagaagtcttaataacaataataacatttacatttatttgcaGACATCCAGAGGGTAGTTGTACGTTAAGAACGCATGTTTGCGATCAATGCGGTAAAGCATTCTTCCAAAAGAATCATCTAATGTTACATCAGCGGCAACATATGGACTTGCCACCGAGAAATGTGAGTAACAGTTTTAAATTGTaccacatttttataaattattagttataagcAACACTGACgatgattcaaaatatttattaaatttcagtcACAAGCACAGCAACAAGCGACGCAACAAGCACAGCAGCAGGCCGCGCAGCAGGCGGCGCAACAAGCAGCACAACAGGTTGCACAGCAAGCTCAGCAACAAGTCCAACAACAACAGCAACAGCAGCAGCAACATCAGCAGCAAGTCCAACACCAGAATAGTCTAGAGTTAGAACAACAGGATCATCAGCAACCGACACACATACAAGTGGTAAGTCTCGTTAGTGCTCTAAACATATACGAATTCAACAAGAAGAACCCCAATACCATATGTGCCCTAAGTACAATCCAacggaaataatatttcattctcGTCGGAAGTAGCTTtcgattaaatgtttttatttatttatttaaatatattattgcaaaatataaatcacTGATAATATAAGAGTAAcacaataggcttgtttccactaataataaatcggatggctttgagtttctaatgattaaccatgataattagtaaataaaaaaacaacttttctacaaaaataataaaagattaattatatttttggaaaataaaatcgacaaaatgaggcatttaatcacgtgacattaaacaccaatcagagtcgcgtgacgtcacacctcgcgaaacaagcgcggaacgctacgttgttgctatcaattatcattatggcagataaactgggggtactacttggttctggatctttcaaacactctgcgattattgacaaactttgttttttcaacatatatcttcttggcattcgaacttcgttggtatacaacctggtttcatgcgcacttgtgtctttacccataatatgatactctgtataattagtcatatcatttggcaactaaaaaaataagaagagtttgaattattacattttataaaacgaaaataatattttaactcaaacaaatcataaaatcctattctagtcctaacattttataggttatgtgtgatatattacatttgctaaattcatttcttttactatacatttataaatagatatatcaagttgtatttaatacttacatcgaaatgatcttcacagaaataaattgtggaattaattgacaaaataagagcatcttgcctccaagccatttttaaccactttattcgtatttatttattgtttggtacgtatatgaataatttgtcttgtgtttttatcgttgtactttcacattggggcaccatacagtatttataatacgaggaattcattctttattaaaaaacacaattgactgtcatacacaaacacggctgtttcgcgaggtgtgacgtcattcaagacgccatgacaatcttggcctttttcgcggtcaatttcaagttcatttctaaaaactcaaaatactaacataaaaaacctatttttcttaaaatagtatatttttggggtgaaatagatgctaagctatagttttaaactaatttccaaattttgtcaactagcctattaaCAATTGGTTCGCACAGGCTGTCTTTTCACTTATAGTgatctctcacagacaacctttggtgaaaGAAGTTTTGTAAGAGAACAGGTTTGTTCAATATGAGAGAGGAGATGGTAACTAttacataagatttttttttcattagaaaTTTTACTAATGATTCTGTTGTAGGTGACGAATCGGTCCGGGCAGGTGATCGGCAACCAGATAGTGGTGGGCACGGTGGCCGGCCGCCGCACGCTGCTCAGCTCGCCGCTGCACATCGTGTCGCGCGACGGGAAGCCGCTCGCCGCGCAGCTCACGCACAAGCGACACGCGTACGTACCCCCACTCTGTTGCACAAGTGACACTcacgcacatttttttttttaattgtgaaaaATAAGTGTCATTGTTGTCCTTTTAAAATAGTAGTAGTTCatgattgattaaataattacctCTTATATTTTAGTGGAGATGTGAAAGAAGTCGGCGGCTTGATGCTCTCGACGGGCCGAGGCACCGGCCTCATCAAGTACGAGATCTCCATCCCACCGCCTACGTCTGTGGTCCAGGTGCAGCAGCTGGACTGAGCCAAGCAGGAACCAGACGACATGCTCGTCTGGCTCaaaaaataaagactaaaaCTCGACGACATTTCATTTACCTACTTGAAAGTAAAGATCAATTCACTCACGGAGGCGCGTCCCTCCACGTTCAATTATCGGCGTGTATTAGTATGCTTGTGTTTGGTTGGCTTGATTACAAGATGTCTTACTGTGCGTGCCTAAGAGTAAAGCcaggaaaaatatatacatatttgctcATATTGTGTTGTCTGCAATATTGGCACGCTCttacactaagacatcttgtgaGCACGAGTGTCACTcgctcatactaatgcacgcggACACTAAGTTAACGTGCAGGGGCGC is a window encoding:
- the LOC125068204 gene encoding COP9 signalosome complex subunit 7a, with amino-acid sequence MNAMSMDRDEPSSLLSFSTNHPLEQFILLAKGAKGSACAELIKQVLEAPGVHVFGELLEMPNIKELETGPFATHFKTLNLFAYGTYKEYLENKSEYLDLTPVQCKKLQHLTIATLATQEKCIPYSVLLKELDIKNVRDLEDLIIEAIYADIIHGKLDQECKRVEVDVALGRDARLEDAAAIADVLADWCNACEAVLSSVDRHIQRANHHKQRAIRHHQAIEQEILYIKKTLKTQAENEESASGGGSETHSVPKKNSGKGKTPRNAAKFWQKNT
- the LOC125068275 gene encoding zinc finger protein 135-like isoform X1 — its product is MCMPTPNNVSGFGYSWGFTSTADLTKCEVETPSSLSYTLGNTVSPETTLTVMSNKSPQVQDKVGTVAVAVTNAATQVTRVVTAGTPVGGRRAMFVLNETPTHTLNRVSQQNQTATIQTTNLASKPFMTPIGPIQLTAEECNEILMKRALQAQGIATPVIDASQLNHTLLNGGLKSLAEATVQQSQADTIPTTTVHQHHLLHAKQEPGTANNSPKAVYSQTDMMTNTVMTAVPPLKERPYSCDECGKSFLLKHHLTTHARVHTGERPHVCGHCGKAFARKHCLNTHLLLHSAARPYRCHECKMAFTLKHHLVTHSRVHSRDRPFVCGECGRGFPLKRHLVTHSKYHAGERPYVCTDCGESFAQKEHLVMHSRFHGSLSPFVCPDCGVAFARKFQLVNHGRVHGRVPHACPVCGKEFLQKRTLVAHMKIHTGEGAVACLDCGDAFKCKSELQQHCKMTRHCLSSPQSQQTQQQQQQAQQQQQQQQQQQQQQQQQQQQQAQQQAQQQQQQQQQQQQQQQQQQQQQQQQQQQTTVIKQDDFKPQIVQVIGADGQIITEKATPGYICPECGSCFNTKEALSLHVRLHAGDRTCVTDLCALTAALQPGLVAAAQHASHNQPIQIISSNPNNVVHTQVIATNHISTPRPKLHFCVDCGKGFAAKHGLLAHHRRHPEGSCTLRTHVCDQCGKAFFQKNHLMLHQRQHMDLPPRNSQAQQQATQQAQQQAAQQAAQQAAQQVAQQAQQQVQQQQQQQQQHQQQVQHQNSLELEQQDHQQPTHIQVVTNRSGQVIGNQIVVGTVAGRRTLLSSPLHIVSRDGKPLAAQLTHKRHAGDVKEVGGLMLSTGRGTGLIKYEISIPPPTSVVQVQQLD
- the LOC125068275 gene encoding zinc finger protein 268-like isoform X2 yields the protein MCMPTPNNVSGFGYSWGFTSTADLTKCEVETPSSLSYTLGNTVSPETTLTVMSNKSPQVQDKVGTVAVAVTNAATQVTRVVTAGTPVGGRRAMFVLNETPTHTLNRVSQQNQTATIQTTNLASKPFMTPIGPIQLTAEECNEILMKRALQAQGIATPVIDASQLNHTLLNGGLKSLAEATVQQSQADTIPTTTVHQHHLLHAKQEPGTANNSPKAVYSQTDMMTNTVMTAVPPLKERPYSCDECGKSFLLKHHLTTHARVHTGERPHVCGHCGKAFARKHCLNTHLLLHSAARPYRCHECKMAFTLKHHLVTHSRVHSRDRPFVCGECGRGFPLKRHLVTHSKYHAGERPYVCTDCGESFAQKEHLVMHSRFHGSLSPFVCPDCGVAFARKFQLVNHGRVHGRVPHACPVCGKEFLQKRTLVAHMKIHTGEGAVACLDCGDAFKCKSELQQHCKMTRHCLSSPQSQQTQQQQQQAQQQQQQQQQQQQQQQQQQQQQAQQQAQQQQQQQQQQQQQQQQQQQQQQQQQQQTTVIKQDDFKPQIVQVIGADGQIITEKATPGYICPECGSCFNTKEALSLHVRLHAGDRTCVTDLCALTAALQPGLVAAAQHASHNQPIQIISSNPNNVVHTQNHISTPRPKLHFCVDCGKGFAAKHGLLAHHRRHPEGSCTLRTHVCDQCGKAFFQKNHLMLHQRQHMDLPPRNSQAQQQATQQAQQQAAQQAAQQAAQQVAQQAQQQVQQQQQQQQQHQQQVQHQNSLELEQQDHQQPTHIQVVTNRSGQVIGNQIVVGTVAGRRTLLSSPLHIVSRDGKPLAAQLTHKRHAGDVKEVGGLMLSTGRGTGLIKYEISIPPPTSVVQVQQLD